The genomic region CCACACCCTTGTCAATCTTTCCGTGCTTCAACACCTCAAGCGTGAGATCGTCCTGGCTCGCTCAGCTCGCTCACCAGCGCCGGCGCCTCGTGGTCGCCTTGCGCGAGCCGATGAGCTATGGTAGTGGAACCTCGGAGATGCGCGGGAGGTGCGGATTGTTGATCGGACATGTCGGAGAGGGGGGTCGTCGATGGCAGCGCCAATGACGCACCGGGAGCGGGTAGCGGCGGCGCTGAAGGGGCAGTCGGTGGACCGGCCTCCGATCAGCGCGTGGCGGCACTTCTACAGCCAGGAGAACAGCGCGGTAGATCTGGCCGAGGCGATGCTCCGGTTTCAGCGCGAACATGAGTGGGATTTCATGAAAGTGAACCCTCGAGCCAGCTACCACGTCGAGGACTGGGGAGTGGAGATGCGCTTCAGTGACAGCGACGCGGAGGGCCCGAGCGTCGAGCGCTGGCCGGTCAAGCGGGCGGAGGATTGGGATGCGGTCAAGCCGCTGGAGGTGACGCGCGGCGTACTGGGGGAGCAACTGGAGGCGCTGCGGCGCATCGCGGCCGGCCTTGCCGGGCAGGTGCCCTACCTCATGACGGTGTTCACTCCGTTGTCGATTGCCGAGCGGCTGGCGGGATCGCCGGATGCGATGTTGCGCTACCTGCGCCACGATACGCGGCGGGTGCAGGGCGCGCTGCAGCGCATCACGGATACCTTCATCGAGTTCGGCCGCGAATGTCTGGCTATCGGGGCCAGCGGTACGTTCTTTGCCACCACCGGCTGGGCGACCCGCGATGCCTGGAGCGAGGCAGAGTACCGCGAGGTGGCGCGCCCCTACGACCTGCGCTTCCTGCAGGCACTGGACGGCGCCGAGTTCCACCTGCTGCACGTGTGCCGCAGCAACAACATGCTGGCGGCCTTCGCCGACTACCCGGTGGCCGCACTCAACTGGGACAGTCAGGACCAAACCAACCCGTCGCTGGCCGAGGGGGCGCGCCTGACCGGCAAGTGTGTGGTCGGGGGCGTCTCCCACCGCACGCTCCTCGGCGAGGGCACACCGCAACAGGTGGCGGCGCAGGCGCAGGAGCACGCCGGCGCGATGACCGGCTCGCGCTGGATGTTGGCGACCGGCTGCACCTATGCTCCCGACGTTCCCGAGGCGAACGTGCGCGCCCTGCGCGCCGCCGTCGATCCCGGCTGAGCCGCAATCGTACCCGTCGGGTGACGGTGGCCAAGTCACCCCCACCGAACGGCTGACGGGCAAGCCGACGCGACCGCCCCAAGGCATTCGGCAAGCCACCAGGACGGCGCCCGATGGCTCGCCGGCGGTCGATCAGTTTTTCCAGAACAGTTGCTGGACTTCGTTGTGCAGGCCGCCGGCCCACTCGGCGGACAGCGGATACTCCTTGACCACGTTGCCGAGGTTGTTCTTGGCGATCACCGGCTGCGGCGCCATGCCGACGGTGCCGATGATGTACAGCTTCTCCGCCCACAGGTCGTAGATCTTCTGCGACAGCTCGGTGTACTCGGGTGACAGGAACCGGGTGCGCGGCTTGCTGATGCCCCACTCGTACAGGTCCTTGACATCCTGCGGCGGCTCTTCGCCGGGCAGCATGCCGTCGGTGAAGTCGGCCAGCGTCTTGGTGCCCTTGCGGATGTCCTCGTTCGCCTGCAGCCACTGGTTCCACGCCGGGCACCAGCGGCCCGGACCGGCGCGCGACCAGTTGTAGCTGGCCACCTCGGTGGTGGTCTCGAACGGGTGCACGGTGATGATGTGGTCGAGCGCCCGGCCGCGCTCGCTGAACAGCGCATTGGGCAATTCCTTGATCCCCACCTCCAGGCCGACGTCTTCCCAGTACTCCTTGACCAGTTCCAGTTCCAGCATGGTGCGGCTGGTGGCCTCCACCGCCAGGAACATCGGCTCGCCGTCGGGCCGCAGCCGGAATCCACGCGAGTCGCGCGCGGTCAGGCCCACCTCGTCGAGCAGCCGGTTCGCCTCGTCGGGATCGAACTGGTTGTACGCCCTGCCCCACTCTTCCTTGTAGAAGCTCGCGGTCGGCATCGCGGTGGCCTGGAACGGCACGCCGAGGCCGTGGTAGATCACCTTGTTGATCTCCTCGCGGTTGAGGGAGATCGACAGCGCCTGCCGGAAGCGGACGTCGTTCAGCACCTGGCGCAGGCCCGGATCGTCGTGATTCTGGTTGATCTCCAGGCCGGTCTGCGCCGCGGTGATGCCCGCCGCCGGGTGCACGGTGTAGTCGCCCGCCTCCTCGTTCTGCTTGTACAGGGTCCAGTTCTTGAACTCCGTGAACATGGAGGCGATGTCCGCCTCGCCCTGGATGATCTTCAGGTGGTACAGCTCGGGATCGACGATGGTGGCGACCACGCGGTCGATGTAGGGAAGCTGCTGGCCCGCCTCGTCGACCTGGTAGAAGTATGGATTGCGCTCGAGCGCCTTGACCGTCGCGGTAAGATCGGAAATCCGCCACGCCATCACCGTCGGCTTGTCCAGGTCGTTCAGCGGCGCCCACCAGAAGTGGTAGCGGAACGCCTCCGACCAGGAGTCGAAGCCCTCTTCCGCGGCCACCGCTTCGGCGTCGTCGTTGTGGTTGATGTGCCACTTCGCCAGGTAGTGCCTGGGGTGAAAGGCGACCCACTCGCCGCCCGGCCACTGCACCATGATCAGCTCCATGGCGAAGTAGGGTTCGTCCATCTCGAAGCGGACCGTGTAGTCGTCCACCTTGATCACCCTGCTGACGCCCGGGAACAGGTTCCAGGTCTCCACCTGGTCGTTCCAGTGCATGTCCTCGAACGCGAAGAGAACGTCGTCGGCGGTGAGCGGGTGGCCGTCCGACCACTTCGCCCCCTCGCGCATGTAGACGG from Spirochaetaceae bacterium harbors:
- a CDS encoding ABC transporter substrate-binding protein, whose product is MTTRGVLLSAALVLLAPFALLAGATEEGAESSTEMAVPAGKYKEAPMLAALVAAGELPPVDERLPLEPRVAPPVEEVGTYGGTLNVVSIDKNPWNDITESPENVGARFLEMTGDGSVVPDLARGYELTDDGKSFTVYMREGAKWSDGHPLTADDVLFAFEDMHWNDQVETWNLFPGVSRVIKVDDYTVRFEMDEPYFAMELIMVQWPGGEWVAFHPRHYLAKWHINHNDDAEAVAAEEGFDSWSEAFRYHFWWAPLNDLDKPTVMAWRISDLTATVKALERNPYFYQVDEAGQQLPYIDRVVATIVDPELYHLKIIQGEADIASMFTEFKNWTLYKQNEEAGDYTVHPAAGITAAQTGLEINQNHDDPGLRQVLNDVRFRQALSISLNREEINKVIYHGLGVPFQATAMPTASFYKEEWGRAYNQFDPDEANRLLDEVGLTARDSRGFRLRPDGEPMFLAVEATSRTMLELELVKEYWEDVGLEVGIKELPNALFSERGRALDHIITVHPFETTTEVASYNWSRAGPGRWCPAWNQWLQANEDIRKGTKTLADFTDGMLPGEEPPQDVKDLYEWGISKPRTRFLSPEYTELSQKIYDLWAEKLYIIGTVGMAPQPVIAKNNLGNVVKEYPLSAEWAGGLHNEVQQLFWKN